In the genome of Taurinivorans muris, one region contains:
- the nikR gene encoding nickel-responsive transcriptional regulator NikR: MSEITRFGVSIETALVEAFDTLSKEKGFANRSDALRQCMRNALQEEANTNPDANVSGVLSVIYDHHNSDLSKKLTGLQHEVHEIVMTSLHVHLDLHHCLEVMILKGRNCKVQELADKLSTARGVLKANLAITSIDTLANSCHTHDKHCHTGKHNHN, translated from the coding sequence ATGAGTGAAATCACACGCTTCGGCGTTTCCATTGAAACCGCGCTTGTGGAAGCTTTTGACACTCTCAGCAAAGAAAAAGGCTTTGCCAACCGCTCCGACGCCTTGCGCCAATGCATGCGGAATGCTTTGCAGGAAGAAGCGAACACAAATCCCGACGCTAATGTCAGCGGCGTGCTCAGCGTCATTTACGATCACCACAACAGCGATTTATCAAAAAAACTTACCGGGCTGCAGCATGAAGTCCATGAAATCGTGATGACAAGCCTGCATGTGCATTTAGACCTGCACCACTGCCTTGAAGTGATGATTTTAAAAGGACGAAACTGTAAAGTACAGGAACTAGCAGACAAGCTTTCCACCGCCCGCGGCGTTTTAAAAGCGAATCTCGCCATAACAAGCATCGACACCCTTGCAAACTCCTGCCATACGCATGATAAACACTGCCACACAGGCAAACACAATCATAATTAA
- the bioD gene encoding dethiobiotin synthase, whose protein sequence is MLKTFAGKSLFITGTDTDVGKSVITAALALCLEKMGYDVAVYKPLQSGAYFEKDGLIAPDLAFVRKFSKTIACKCSYLLEGECSPALAMKLARVPFSLDTIKADFTALRKEHDIVLVEGAGGLLCPVSFENKLAMADIIQYLALPCLIVARSGLGTINHCLLTEKIAKQYGLHVNAFLLNRFPKKAAETATQYVCEELARYTDTPVVRAEELSQLTAENLAGIFQDKIERVIG, encoded by the coding sequence ATGCTTAAAACATTTGCGGGCAAAAGCCTTTTTATCACAGGAACGGATACCGATGTCGGCAAAAGTGTTATTACGGCTGCCCTTGCCCTTTGTTTGGAGAAAATGGGGTATGATGTTGCCGTGTACAAGCCTTTGCAGAGCGGGGCATATTTTGAAAAAGACGGTCTTATTGCTCCTGATCTTGCTTTTGTGCGGAAATTTTCAAAAACAATAGCTTGCAAGTGTTCCTATTTGCTTGAAGGGGAATGTTCGCCGGCTCTCGCCATGAAGCTCGCCCGTGTCCCTTTTTCGCTCGATACCATAAAAGCGGATTTCACAGCTTTGCGGAAAGAGCATGATATCGTGCTTGTGGAAGGGGCGGGCGGTCTGCTTTGTCCCGTAAGTTTTGAAAACAAGCTTGCTATGGCTGACATCATACAATATCTTGCTTTGCCTTGCCTTATTGTCGCCCGTTCAGGCCTTGGCACCATCAACCATTGTCTTTTGACGGAGAAAATCGCCAAACAATACGGTTTGCACGTTAATGCTTTTCTTTTGAACAGGTTTCCGAAAAAAGCGGCTGAAACGGCAACGCAATATGTCTGTGAAGAATTGGCGCGGTATACCGATACGCCGGTTGTGCGTGCTGAAGAATTATCGCAATTGACTGCGGAAAATTTAGCCGGAATTTTTCAGGATAAGATAGAGCGGGTGATAGGTTAA
- a CDS encoding DMT family transporter: MTDKSKIIGHLAAVFTIIIWGTTFISTKILLEGFLPVEILFFRFVIGYTALLLLYPKKLKVTNRKHEPVFVFAGLCGICLYYLLENIALTFTFASNVGVIMSTAPFFTAILSHLFFISEEKLRLRFFIGFVCAMVGIIFISYNGMKFTLDPLGDFLALSAALVWACYSLLVRKISKMGYPVFLSTRRTFFYGIIFMIPAAWFSDFRLDLFRFTHSIYLFNMIFLGLGASAFCFVTWNFAVRELGTVKTSVYIYLVPVITVFTSALVLKERLTALMGIGAALTLAGLILSEQKAGKK, encoded by the coding sequence ATGACGGATAAAAGCAAGATAATCGGGCACTTGGCTGCTGTGTTCACAATCATCATATGGGGAACGACATTCATTTCAACAAAAATTCTTTTGGAAGGTTTCCTGCCTGTTGAAATTTTATTTTTCCGCTTTGTAATAGGGTATACCGCATTATTGCTATTGTATCCGAAAAAATTGAAAGTAACGAACCGTAAGCACGAACCGGTCTTTGTTTTTGCCGGATTATGCGGAATATGCCTGTATTATTTATTGGAAAATATTGCATTGACCTTTACGTTTGCTTCCAATGTCGGCGTTATCATGTCCACGGCACCTTTTTTCACAGCGATTTTATCACATCTGTTTTTTATTTCAGAAGAAAAATTGCGGCTGCGTTTTTTTATCGGTTTTGTTTGCGCAATGGTCGGAATAATTTTTATCAGTTATAACGGAATGAAATTCACTCTTGATCCTTTAGGGGATTTTCTCGCTCTCAGCGCGGCTCTTGTTTGGGCATGCTATTCACTTTTAGTCAGAAAAATCAGCAAGATGGGGTATCCTGTTTTTCTTTCCACAAGAAGGACGTTTTTTTATGGAATCATATTTATGATACCGGCAGCGTGGTTTTCGGATTTTCGTTTGGATTTGTTTCGTTTCACGCATTCCATCTATTTATTTAATATGATATTCTTAGGTCTCGGGGCTTCGGCGTTCTGTTTTGTGACTTGGAATTTTGCAGTCAGGGAATTGGGGACGGTAAAAACCAGCGTTTATATTTATTTGGTTCCGGTGATAACCGTTTTCACTTCCGCGCTTGTTTTAAAAGAGCGATTGACGGCATTAATGGGAATAGGCGCGGCATTGACCTTGGCAGGCTTGATTTTATCGGAACAAAAAGCCGGAAAAAAATAA
- a CDS encoding sodium:proton antiporter, giving the protein MRFLLPLLAVMLLLPSAAFAAHGHPTFPKDLELYWVIPFVCMLLSIAIGPLAVPHFWHHHFGKVALFWGLAFLVPATFILGFDLVSFYAVETILLEYLPFIILLLALFTAAGGIRLKGTLVGTPAVNTGLLAFGTIIASWIGTTGAAMLLIRPLLRANKHRKYQVHQVVFFIFLVANIGGSLTPLGDPPLFLGFLKGVSFFWTTVHLFVKTAFISVLLLAIYFVIDTVLFKKEGSPIPASSANAEKLGLDGKINLLFVACIVGLVLLSGSWNPGVTFHVYGIPVELQNVVRDLCLLGVVFLSMKFTSKECRELNDFNWEPIAEVAKLFIGIFLSMIPALAILRAGTEGSLASLISMVSDPATGEPLNYMYFWLTGILSSFLDNAPTYLVFFNTAGGDAAYLMQHVGTLAAISAGAVFMGAVTYIGNAPNFMVRSIAENSGVKMPSFFGYMLWSIGILWPIFILTTFIFFV; this is encoded by the coding sequence ATGCGTTTTTTATTGCCTTTATTGGCTGTAATGCTTTTGCTTCCGTCTGCTGCCTTCGCGGCTCATGGACATCCGACCTTTCCAAAGGATTTGGAACTTTATTGGGTAATTCCGTTTGTCTGCATGCTGCTTTCCATTGCTATCGGACCTTTGGCCGTGCCTCATTTCTGGCATCACCATTTTGGTAAAGTCGCGTTATTCTGGGGGCTCGCTTTTTTGGTTCCTGCAACATTCATACTCGGTTTCGACCTTGTGAGCTTTTATGCCGTTGAAACCATTTTGCTTGAATATCTGCCTTTCATCATTCTTTTACTTGCTCTTTTCACTGCCGCAGGCGGTATCCGCTTAAAAGGAACATTGGTCGGAACTCCTGCCGTCAATACGGGACTTTTGGCTTTCGGTACCATTATCGCCAGCTGGATTGGTACGACAGGCGCCGCAATGCTCCTTATCCGTCCTCTTCTTCGTGCCAATAAACACCGCAAATACCAGGTGCACCAAGTCGTGTTCTTCATTTTCTTGGTTGCGAATATCGGCGGGTCTTTGACTCCTCTTGGTGATCCTCCGCTTTTCTTAGGCTTTTTGAAAGGTGTCAGCTTCTTCTGGACAACAGTGCACCTTTTTGTAAAAACCGCATTTATTTCCGTTTTGTTATTGGCGATTTATTTTGTCATCGATACCGTTCTTTTCAAAAAAGAAGGTTCTCCGATTCCTGCTTCTTCCGCCAATGCTGAAAAACTCGGCTTGGACGGCAAGATCAACCTTTTGTTTGTCGCTTGTATCGTAGGGCTTGTTCTTCTGAGCGGTTCATGGAACCCCGGCGTGACGTTCCATGTATACGGCATTCCTGTCGAATTGCAAAACGTTGTCCGTGATTTGTGCTTGCTCGGCGTTGTGTTCTTATCCATGAAGTTTACTTCCAAGGAATGCCGCGAACTCAATGATTTCAACTGGGAACCGATTGCGGAAGTCGCAAAGCTCTTTATCGGCATTTTCTTAAGCATGATTCCCGCCCTTGCTATTTTGCGCGCAGGCACTGAAGGCAGCCTTGCAAGCCTTATCAGCATGGTTTCCGATCCGGCGACAGGCGAACCGCTCAACTATATGTATTTCTGGCTTACCGGTATTTTGTCCTCATTCTTGGACAATGCTCCGACCTACCTCGTATTCTTCAATACCGCCGGCGGCGACGCCGCATACCTTATGCAGCATGTGGGCACGCTTGCCGCAATTTCCGCCGGTGCGGTATTTATGGGTGCTGTAACGTATATTGGTAATGCTCCTAACTTTATGGTTCGTTCCATTGCTGAAAACAGCGGCGTGAAGATGCCCAGCTTCTTCGGCTACATGCTTTGGTCCATCGGTATTTTGTGGCCGATTTTCATTCTTACCACCTTTATTTTCTTTGTATAA
- the folE2 gene encoding GTP cyclohydrolase FolE2, which yields MEDIQSTKAKHPLAIDKVGIKDFHIPLVVRDLANEKQHSIAKVDMSVDLPADFKGTHMSRFIEALEEWRENSEEKLDYASLKNLLEQVRNKLNAQKAYLSFNFPYFITKKAPVSHAAAPVSYQCRFTGEWDKTWDKPAFLIEIEVPVTTVCPCSKAISKYGAHGQRTYIKMHIKLSKFSWIEEFVHIAEQAGSAPIYAVLKRPDEKFVTEQAYENAYFVEDVVRTVAYQLDKHEHVEWYTVIVESCESIHGHNAFAMIEKK from the coding sequence TTGGAAGATATACAAAGCACAAAGGCGAAACACCCTTTGGCCATTGATAAAGTCGGAATAAAAGACTTCCATATTCCTCTTGTCGTCCGCGACCTTGCCAACGAAAAACAGCACAGTATTGCAAAAGTTGATATGAGTGTGGATTTGCCGGCTGACTTCAAAGGCACGCACATGAGCCGATTTATAGAAGCGCTTGAAGAATGGCGGGAAAACTCGGAAGAAAAGCTTGATTACGCCTCGCTCAAAAACCTGCTTGAACAAGTGCGGAACAAGCTCAATGCCCAAAAAGCCTATCTCAGTTTCAATTTTCCTTATTTTATCACCAAAAAAGCCCCGGTAAGCCATGCCGCCGCGCCTGTTTCTTATCAATGCCGCTTTACGGGCGAATGGGATAAAACATGGGACAAGCCCGCTTTTCTTATTGAAATAGAAGTGCCCGTGACAACAGTCTGCCCTTGTTCCAAAGCCATCAGCAAATACGGAGCGCACGGGCAGCGCACCTATATCAAAATGCACATCAAACTTTCCAAATTTTCTTGGATAGAAGAATTTGTCCATATCGCCGAACAAGCCGGTTCCGCCCCGATTTATGCCGTTTTAAAACGCCCTGATGAAAAATTTGTCACGGAGCAAGCCTATGAAAATGCCTATTTTGTGGAAGACGTGGTGCGGACAGTCGCCTATCAACTGGATAAGCATGAACATGTGGAATGGTATACCGTCATTGTGGAAAGCTGTGAATCCATTCATGGGCATAATGCCTTCGCCATGATTGAAAAAAAATAA
- a CDS encoding aminotransferase class I/II-fold pyridoxal phosphate-dependent enzyme — translation MDASTIRTLSPTTHRQEIYIFGNEKKYLNFSSNDYLNIGTNEHLRNSFLEQILKKQNPFTKNLYREALFSSSSSRLLSGNTAPYTRLETFLAKWFEKESALLFNSGYHANLGIITGLMQKGDCIFSDKLNHNSILAGIRQSDADYFRYKHLDCGHLEDLLKKHRSSYKNALIVSESVFSMDGDKASLNDLISLKEKYQCLLMLDEAHGTGVLGENAQGLCTEEKNVLPHIDIVMAALGKALGSQGAFCVADKKIIDKLINHAPTFIFSTALAPIQVLWTEFLLTQNFTHILEQQKKLKKLLSEFSLSSHIVPAVIGENEDAVNMANHLRKKGFFVLPVRPPTVPLHTARLRLSLCADMPKEELARLFSEMEAYECAVNG, via the coding sequence ATGGACGCAAGCACAATAAGAACACTTTCCCCCACAACACACAGACAAGAAATTTACATCTTCGGAAACGAAAAAAAATACCTCAATTTTTCCTCCAACGACTATTTGAATATCGGTACGAATGAACACCTGCGGAACAGTTTTCTTGAACAAATTCTGAAAAAACAAAATCCCTTTACAAAAAATCTGTACCGGGAAGCCCTTTTTTCCTCTTCCTCTTCCCGCCTTTTAAGCGGAAATACCGCCCCGTATACGCGTTTGGAAACATTTTTGGCAAAGTGGTTTGAAAAAGAATCCGCCCTTCTTTTCAATTCCGGCTATCACGCCAATTTAGGCATCATCACGGGATTAATGCAAAAAGGCGACTGCATTTTTTCCGACAAACTCAATCATAACAGCATACTTGCCGGCATACGCCAAAGCGATGCGGATTATTTTCGCTACAAGCATTTGGACTGCGGTCACCTTGAGGACTTGCTCAAAAAGCACCGTTCTTCCTATAAAAACGCATTGATTGTTTCCGAATCGGTTTTTTCCATGGACGGAGACAAAGCCTCTTTGAACGATTTAATCAGCCTCAAAGAAAAATATCAATGCCTGCTCATGCTTGACGAAGCGCACGGAACAGGTGTTTTAGGCGAAAACGCCCAAGGCTTGTGCACGGAAGAAAAAAATGTTCTTCCCCATATCGATATTGTCATGGCGGCTCTTGGAAAAGCCCTTGGCTCGCAAGGCGCTTTTTGCGTTGCTGACAAAAAGATTATTGACAAACTCATCAATCATGCCCCAACGTTTATTTTTTCAACAGCCCTTGCCCCCATACAGGTTTTATGGACGGAATTTCTGCTGACGCAAAATTTTACCCATATTTTGGAACAACAGAAAAAACTCAAAAAACTTCTTTCGGAATTTTCACTTTCTTCCCACATTGTGCCCGCCGTCATCGGAGAAAATGAAGATGCTGTCAATATGGCGAACCATTTGCGGAAAAAAGGCTTTTTTGTCTTGCCTGTCCGCCCTCCCACCGTCCCTTTGCACACTGCCCGCTTACGCCTTTCCCTTTGCGCCGATATGCCGAAGGAAGAACTGGCTCGTCTTTTTTCAGAAATGGAAGCATACGAATGCGCTGTGAATGGTTAA
- the bioA gene encoding adenosylmethionine--8-amino-7-oxononanoate transaminase — protein sequence MDKQDWIADDLKYVWHPFTQMKQYEGDEKPICIVKGEGIYIEDIDGNRYMDSVSSWWVNSLGHAQPRLAKALYEQACAIEQVIFAGFTHKPAISLAKKLITLVNNRLKHVFYSDNGSTAIEVALKMAYQYWQLKGKASKKKFIAFENAYHGDTLGAVSVGGIDMYHKVYRPLLFDIIREKSPYCYRCPCGKEKEHCRLECLQGVEEILKARHDEIAAVIIEPLIQAAGGMIMYKAEYLTKLRELCDAYRVLLIDDEVAMGFYRTGKLYAYEHAGIVPDIVCSAKALTAGFLPLAVTLCTDELYYAFYDEDKDGLKTFYHGHSFTANPLACAVANENLAILQEMNMEEYLKPKILAFKRGLEKFRNYPHVGDIRQWGMVSAVEIVKDKRTKECFAYEEQIGKKIYSAGLRRGVLLRPMWNCMYFMPPYVITEEEIDSLLRLAYDSMREVLG from the coding sequence ATGGATAAGCAAGATTGGATCGCAGATGATTTAAAATATGTTTGGCACCCTTTTACCCAAATGAAGCAATACGAAGGGGATGAAAAACCTATTTGCATCGTGAAAGGCGAGGGTATTTATATTGAAGATATTGACGGCAACCGGTATATGGATTCCGTTTCCTCCTGGTGGGTAAACAGTTTGGGGCATGCCCAGCCGCGGCTCGCAAAAGCGCTTTATGAGCAGGCTTGCGCCATTGAACAGGTCATTTTTGCGGGCTTTACGCATAAGCCCGCAATTTCTTTGGCGAAGAAACTCATCACGTTAGTCAATAACAGGCTTAAGCATGTTTTTTATTCCGACAACGGTTCGACAGCCATAGAAGTGGCTTTGAAAATGGCGTATCAATATTGGCAGCTGAAAGGAAAGGCTTCCAAAAAGAAGTTCATCGCTTTTGAAAATGCCTATCACGGCGATACCCTGGGCGCTGTTTCCGTGGGTGGTATCGATATGTATCATAAAGTGTACCGCCCGCTTTTATTTGATATAATCAGGGAAAAAAGTCCTTATTGCTATCGCTGCCCATGCGGGAAAGAGAAAGAGCACTGCCGGCTTGAATGCTTGCAGGGCGTTGAAGAAATATTAAAAGCGCGGCATGATGAAATTGCCGCCGTAATCATAGAACCTCTCATTCAAGCCGCAGGGGGTATGATTATGTATAAGGCGGAGTATCTGACGAAGCTTCGTGAACTTTGCGATGCATATCGGGTGCTTTTGATTGACGATGAAGTTGCCATGGGCTTTTACCGCACGGGAAAACTGTATGCTTACGAGCACGCCGGCATAGTTCCTGATATCGTGTGTTCCGCGAAAGCCCTTACCGCAGGCTTTTTGCCTTTGGCGGTGACGCTTTGCACGGACGAACTGTATTACGCTTTTTACGATGAGGATAAGGACGGGCTGAAAACCTTTTACCATGGGCACAGTTTTACTGCCAATCCCTTGGCTTGCGCTGTCGCCAATGAAAATCTCGCCATATTGCAGGAAATGAATATGGAAGAATATTTAAAACCGAAAATTCTGGCTTTTAAAAGAGGCCTGGAAAAATTTCGGAATTATCCGCATGTCGGGGATATCCGGCAGTGGGGCATGGTCAGCGCCGTTGAAATCGTCAAAGACAAGCGCACAAAAGAATGCTTCGCCTATGAGGAACAAATCGGCAAAAAAATTTATTCGGCGGGATTACGACGCGGAGTATTGCTCCGTCCCATGTGGAATTGCATGTATTTCATGCCTCCTTATGTGATAACGGAGGAAGAAATCGATAGTTTGCTGCGGCTTGCATACGACTCCATGCGCGAGGTGCTCGGCTGA
- a CDS encoding methyltransferase, whose protein sequence is MLKLNTIRKNFYESRSTYEDNAFIQRNMAEKLASMLGNSYKIILEIGCGTGTLTKHIYAKCSFEQYHALDIVPEYGELLQNKFPKLLYTVFDMDMLQDYEPTRNFDLILSNAAIQWSKNPAALIRTCMRRLNPDGTLALAFFGEKNFQEIREVFNVGLTYLNGSEINAVIHPCRLMHFSEETEEMRFPDTISVLRHIKNTGVGGMTHVLIKKEQLKQYDKKFQNKLTYHPLYLILKNSG, encoded by the coding sequence ATGCTTAAGCTGAACACAATACGGAAAAATTTTTATGAAAGCCGTTCCACCTATGAAGACAATGCTTTCATTCAAAGGAACATGGCGGAAAAATTAGCCTCAATGCTTGGCAATTCCTATAAAATCATTTTAGAAATCGGGTGCGGCACAGGCACGCTGACAAAGCACATTTATGCGAAATGCTCTTTTGAACAATACCATGCCCTTGATATTGTTCCGGAATACGGCGAGTTACTGCAAAATAAATTCCCGAAACTGCTCTACACGGTCTTTGACATGGATATGCTGCAAGATTATGAACCGACACGGAATTTCGATTTAATCCTTTCCAATGCGGCAATCCAATGGAGCAAAAACCCTGCCGCCCTCATACGAACCTGCATGCGGCGTTTAAATCCTGACGGAACATTGGCATTGGCGTTTTTCGGTGAAAAAAATTTTCAGGAAATACGGGAAGTTTTTAATGTGGGATTAACATACCTAAACGGCAGTGAAATAAATGCTGTCATTCACCCCTGTCGATTAATGCATTTTTCAGAAGAAACAGAAGAAATGCGCTTTCCGGATACAATAAGCGTGTTGCGGCACATAAAGAATACCGGCGTGGGCGGAATGACCCATGTGCTAATAAAAAAAGAACAATTAAAACAATATGATAAAAAATTTCAAAACAAATTAACCTATCACCCGCTCTATCTTATCCTGAAAAATTCCGGCTAA
- a CDS encoding pimeloyl-ACP methyl esterase BioG family protein: MRCEWLTQNKSDSLILFFNGWGMTSKSIEHLTAENARTRAFDCLHFFDYQNREVPQSNFSGYAKIYLIAWSMGVYMSSLLQLPFTKKIAFCGTGNPIDAGEGIAPKIYTLTIDSFSEKTLPLFSKKIGFAMDTSRSATELRQELIAIQGYDLPKATFFDCAFIASQDSIFPPKAQEKHWSKNAKKIISLNCKHYPFHLFSCWQEILDA, encoded by the coding sequence ATGCGCTGTGAATGGTTAACGCAAAACAAAAGCGACAGCCTTATCCTTTTTTTCAACGGCTGGGGCATGACAAGCAAAAGTATTGAGCATTTGACGGCGGAAAACGCCCGAACCCGCGCATTCGATTGTCTGCATTTTTTTGATTATCAAAATAGGGAAGTGCCGCAATCTAATTTTTCCGGTTATGCAAAAATCTATTTGATTGCGTGGTCCATGGGCGTTTATATGAGCAGTCTGCTGCAGCTTCCCTTTACAAAAAAAATTGCTTTTTGCGGCACCGGAAATCCCATAGACGCAGGCGAAGGAATAGCGCCAAAAATCTATACCCTCACCATCGACAGTTTTTCCGAAAAAACGCTTCCCCTGTTTTCCAAAAAAATCGGTTTCGCCATGGATACGAGCCGTTCCGCAACAGAATTGCGGCAAGAACTTATTGCGATACAAGGTTATGATTTACCAAAAGCTACCTTTTTCGACTGCGCTTTCATAGCTAGCCAAGACAGCATTTTTCCGCCCAAAGCCCAAGAAAAGCATTGGTCAAAAAACGCAAAAAAAATTATTTCACTCAACTGCAAACACTACCCTTTCCACCTCTTTTCATGCTGGCAGGAAATACTCGATGCTTAA
- a CDS encoding AraC family transcriptional regulator yields the protein MKKGMRTAVYDSGLCIEAYCFNGIVQPFPNHFHEYYVLGLVGEGERLLFCNNKKSQLKKGSILLFNPEDTHGCRQNDERTFAYRCFNISRKRMLELTEEITGKRKLPLFSRNVFYHAEIMYYFYSLHEKIMNGASDFEKEEGILFLISALIRNYGRFCETALPECGEQVKKACEFMREQYGGRISLEELCRHAGLSKSTLLRAFIKEKGISPYRYLEAVRVNEAKILLEKGIPPADVACQTGFFDQSHFTHYFNKLIGISPGAYHGIFSGIGKRGRHDG from the coding sequence ATGAAGAAAGGAATGCGGACAGCCGTTTATGACAGCGGATTATGCATAGAAGCGTATTGCTTCAATGGTATCGTCCAGCCTTTTCCCAACCATTTTCATGAATATTATGTGCTCGGATTGGTTGGGGAAGGGGAACGGCTTTTATTTTGTAACAATAAGAAATCTCAGCTAAAAAAAGGAAGCATTCTTTTGTTTAATCCCGAAGATACCCATGGGTGCAGGCAAAATGACGAAAGGACCTTTGCATACCGCTGTTTCAATATTTCCCGAAAAAGAATGCTTGAATTAACCGAGGAAATTACCGGAAAGCGAAAACTTCCCCTGTTTTCACGAAATGTTTTTTATCATGCTGAAATAATGTATTATTTTTATTCATTGCATGAAAAAATAATGAATGGCGCTTCTGATTTTGAAAAAGAAGAGGGAATATTGTTTCTTATTTCCGCATTGATACGGAATTACGGGAGGTTTTGTGAAACTGCTTTGCCTGAATGCGGGGAACAAGTCAAAAAAGCATGTGAATTTATGCGGGAACAGTATGGCGGGCGGATTAGTTTGGAAGAACTATGCCGGCATGCGGGATTGAGCAAATCAACCTTACTGCGGGCTTTCATAAAGGAAAAAGGAATTTCACCGTATCGGTATTTGGAGGCCGTGCGCGTCAATGAAGCAAAAATATTATTGGAAAAAGGAATACCGCCCGCAGATGTCGCCTGTCAAACCGGATTTTTTGACCAAAGCCATTTCACGCATTATTTTAACAAGCTTATCGGAATCAGTCCCGGTGCGTATCACGGAATTTTTTCCGGCATAGGCAAAAGAGGCAGACATGACGGATAA
- the ribF gene encoding bifunctional riboflavin kinase/FMN adenylyltransferase produces the protein MKPCSILTIGNFDGVHLGHRHIIEHLIQFASSSAYREQFFEKHQELIPYYRLDMQTNPVSCLLTFKPHPASVLGNKFYIPLMTYEKRLGVLNAFPLHNVEELPFTKEFAAKTSEEFCEFLAGQYNIAMLFIGHDFKIGRDRAGKEKLAELGKQYGFAVYAHAPVLLENKEIISSTKIREALLSADIKKANAMLGYAYHLSGTVQHGFNRGGKLLGFPTANLLEDTLIVPKNGVYATKVKILDPRFTENMQSPEFFGMTNIGYNPTFNNDCRSIETFIFDFDADIYDCEIEISFYDFLRNEKKFNSAEELIRQLTEDKQNIQTILTANR, from the coding sequence ATGAAACCTTGCAGTATTCTCACTATCGGCAATTTTGACGGCGTGCACTTGGGACACCGCCATATTATCGAGCATTTAATACAATTTGCCTCTTCTTCCGCCTATCGTGAACAATTTTTTGAAAAACATCAAGAGCTTATTCCCTATTACCGTTTGGACATGCAAACAAATCCCGTTTCCTGCCTTTTGACGTTCAAACCACATCCTGCAAGCGTGCTGGGCAATAAATTTTACATTCCGCTCATGACGTATGAAAAACGGCTCGGCGTTTTGAACGCTTTTCCTTTGCATAACGTGGAAGAACTGCCGTTCACAAAAGAGTTTGCCGCCAAAACAAGTGAAGAATTTTGTGAATTTCTTGCCGGACAATACAATATCGCCATGCTTTTCATCGGGCATGATTTCAAAATAGGACGGGACAGAGCGGGAAAAGAAAAACTTGCAGAACTTGGGAAACAATATGGTTTCGCCGTCTATGCCCATGCCCCGGTGCTTTTGGAAAATAAAGAAATCATCAGCTCCACCAAAATCCGCGAAGCCCTTCTATCCGCCGATATAAAAAAAGCGAACGCCATGCTTGGTTATGCGTATCATTTGTCGGGAACTGTACAGCACGGTTTCAACAGAGGAGGAAAACTTTTAGGCTTTCCAACTGCCAATTTGTTGGAAGATACGCTTATCGTGCCTAAAAACGGGGTCTACGCGACAAAAGTAAAAATCCTCGATCCCCGTTTTACAGAAAATATGCAAAGTCCGGAATTTTTCGGAATGACGAATATAGGCTATAATCCGACATTCAATAATGATTGCCGAAGCATTGAAACCTTCATTTTTGACTTTGACGCGGATATTTATGATTGCGAGATAGAAATTTCTTTTTATGATTTTCTGCGGAATGAAAAAAAATTCAATTCCGCAGAGGAACTCATACGGCAACTCACGGAAGACAAACAAAACATTCAAACCATATTGACTGCGAACAGGTGA